A stretch of the Proteus sp. ZN5 genome encodes the following:
- a CDS encoding PAS domain-containing protein has protein sequence MSHKTEDQEWLVEQLQFIAQGIGKTLSPFCEVVLHDLADSENTIMVIENNLSGRKVGDRATELGMARIESSDFPQIVANYPNQFPDGRTAKSTSIGIKDKQGNYVAALCLNIDISMIKGLQMVLNQFATLEEGNDIIETFSSVTEDSLKKRIDEFSATYSVTPRALKPHQRRELLLCLQDEGYLSLRKAMEITAQYLGVSRATVYNDLKE, from the coding sequence ATGTCACACAAAACAGAAGACCAAGAGTGGCTGGTAGAACAACTACAATTTATTGCACAAGGCATTGGTAAAACATTATCGCCTTTTTGTGAAGTTGTACTTCATGATCTAGCCGATAGTGAAAATACCATTATGGTCATTGAAAATAATCTATCAGGTAGAAAAGTGGGGGATAGAGCAACTGAGTTGGGGATGGCGCGTATTGAATCGTCGGATTTCCCTCAAATAGTGGCGAATTACCCAAATCAGTTCCCTGATGGTAGAACAGCAAAAAGTACTTCTATCGGTATTAAAGATAAGCAAGGTAATTACGTTGCTGCGTTATGTTTAAATATTGATATTTCAATGATCAAAGGATTACAAATGGTGCTGAACCAATTTGCAACCCTTGAAGAAGGTAATGACATTATCGAAACCTTTAGTTCAGTGACTGAAGATTCGCTGAAAAAACGTATTGATGAATTTTCTGCGACTTATTCAGTGACACCAAGAGCATTAAAACCGCATCAACGACGCGAATTGCTATTGTGTTTACAGGATGAAGGTTATCTTTCATTGCGTAAGGCAATGGAAATTACCGCACAATATCTTGGTGTTTCAAGAGCAACAGTGTATAACGATTTAAAAGAGTAG
- a CDS encoding AbrB family transcriptional regulator: protein MSFLKTLPGILFCALIGGVLTLSGLPMALMFGPIIVVIIAYRFKWELAVPKHTLTFIQLTLGTSVGLMFNQVHLGSADNLMILLLTLVVCLAIQFFVSYFWFYRHIGWTKEESMLGAVPGAMAAILALTDHTKTPPQKIVISHTIRLMVLIIMAGFIVGADKANMPELAIPEMTLTSLLWLLLIVALGLGSGLLLQKIRFPAPFMLTSLGSAILVQSFVSEPIAFPMLLNELSMVLIGMNIGAHFVVFPLSSLIKNAFSSVQVVIINVILTVIVAWGAAYLTGVPWATLVLAWAPGSMEAMTFAAITMNVDAAFVMSNHIFRMLIIQSIPSVALYWNEYKQKKNNQNKKEE, encoded by the coding sequence ATGTCGTTTTTAAAAACTCTGCCTGGTATTCTATTTTGTGCGTTAATAGGCGGTGTTCTTACCCTTTCAGGTTTACCCATGGCACTGATGTTTGGGCCAATTATTGTCGTTATTATCGCTTATCGTTTTAAATGGGAGCTTGCGGTTCCTAAGCATACATTAACCTTTATTCAGCTTACTTTAGGAACCTCGGTTGGTCTAATGTTTAACCAAGTTCATTTAGGTAGTGCTGATAATTTAATGATTTTATTACTCACTCTTGTTGTTTGTTTAGCTATTCAGTTTTTTGTGAGTTATTTTTGGTTCTATCGTCATATTGGTTGGACGAAAGAAGAGTCAATGCTTGGTGCTGTGCCCGGCGCGATGGCTGCTATTCTAGCATTAACTGATCATACGAAAACACCTCCTCAAAAAATCGTTATTTCTCACACCATCCGTTTAATGGTGCTGATTATTATGGCGGGTTTTATTGTTGGAGCAGATAAAGCCAATATGCCAGAGCTTGCTATACCCGAAATGACGTTGACTTCATTGTTGTGGTTATTATTGATTGTTGCTTTGGGACTAGGTTCAGGGCTTTTATTGCAGAAAATCCGATTTCCAGCTCCTTTTATGTTGACTTCATTAGGCAGTGCGATACTAGTTCAATCGTTTGTCAGCGAACCTATTGCTTTTCCTATGTTACTTAATGAGTTGAGCATGGTTTTAATTGGTATGAATATTGGTGCTCACTTTGTTGTTTTTCCACTTTCATCACTAATTAAAAATGCTTTTTCTTCTGTTCAAGTAGTTATTATTAATGTGATTTTAACGGTGATTGTTGCGTGGGGCGCTGCTTATTTAACCGGTGTTCCTTGGGCTACATTAGTACTAGCATGGGCGCCGGGAAGTATGGAAGCGATGACATTCGCTGCGATAACGATGAATGTAGATGCCGCTTTTGTTATGTCGAATCATATTTTTAGAATGTTGATTATTCAAAGTATTCCATCAGTAGCTCTATATTGGAATGAATATAAACAGAAGAAAAATAATCAGAACAAAAAAGAAGAATAA
- a CDS encoding diaminopimelate dehydrogenase produces the protein MNTKIKVAIVGYGNIGRFALEAVQAAQDFELIGVVRRDINNIPEELQNITVTNDIKTLGNVDVALLCSPTRAIKELAKSILSLGINTVDSFDVHSEIVSLKTELDEVAKKHDRVAVISAGWDPGSDSIVRTLMLAMAPKGITYTNFGPGMSMGHSVAAKAIDGVKDALSMTIPLGTGVHRRMVYVELEAGANFNQVEQAIKADSYFSSDETHIKQVDCVDSLKDVGHGVHMTHKGVSGKTHNQLFEYSMRINNPALTSQFMVSAARASMKQRAGAYTVIEIPPVDFLAGDLNTLIAKLV, from the coding sequence ATGAATACTAAAATAAAAGTAGCGATTGTAGGTTATGGCAATATTGGTCGATTTGCATTAGAGGCTGTTCAAGCGGCTCAAGATTTTGAATTAATAGGTGTTGTTCGTCGTGATATTAATAATATTCCAGAAGAACTGCAAAATATTACCGTGACTAACGATATCAAAACATTAGGTAATGTTGATGTTGCGCTCTTGTGTTCACCGACACGTGCAATTAAAGAGTTAGCAAAATCTATTTTAAGCTTAGGGATTAATACAGTAGATAGTTTTGATGTTCACAGTGAAATTGTGTCATTAAAAACAGAATTAGATGAAGTCGCGAAAAAACATGACCGTGTTGCTGTTATTTCAGCGGGATGGGATCCTGGCTCTGATTCTATCGTTCGTACTTTAATGTTAGCTATGGCGCCAAAAGGGATTACTTATACTAACTTTGGGCCTGGAATGAGTATGGGGCACAGCGTTGCGGCTAAAGCGATTGATGGTGTAAAAGATGCACTTTCAATGACTATTCCATTAGGTACGGGTGTCCATCGTCGTATGGTTTACGTGGAGTTAGAAGCAGGGGCGAATTTTAATCAAGTAGAGCAAGCCATTAAAGCAGATAGCTATTTCTCTTCTGATGAAACCCATATTAAGCAAGTTGATTGTGTCGATAGTTTAAAAGATGTGGGGCATGGCGTTCATATGACCCATAAAGGTGTATCGGGTAAAACTCATAATCAATTATTTGAATATTCAATGCGTATTAACAACCCTGCATTGACCTCTCAATTTATGGTATCTGCCGCAAGAGCAAGTATGAAACAACGTGCAGGTGCTTATACTGTTATTGAAATTCCCCCCGTTGATTTCTTAGCGGGTGATTTAAATACATTAATTGCAAAACTAGTCTAA
- a CDS encoding phosphoenolpyruvate hydrolase family protein, which yields MTHSRETLLKKFNEMIARHEPIIGGGAGTGLSAKCEEAGGIDLIVIYNSGRYRMAGRGSLAGLLAYGNANEIVMDMAKEVLPVVKHTPVLAGVNGTDPFCNFDKFLDEVKATGFAGVQNFPTVGLIDGNFRANLEETGMGYGLEVDMIRKAHEKDLLTTPYVFSREDAIAMTEAGADIIVPHMGLTTGGNIGAETALTLADCVPLINDWAKAAKAVRSDVIVLCHGGPIATPEDAQYILDNCPDCHGFYGASSMERLPTEVALTATTKEFKSIKR from the coding sequence ATGACTCATTCACGTGAAACGTTACTAAAAAAATTCAATGAAATGATTGCTCGCCATGAACCCATTATTGGTGGTGGTGCAGGTACAGGACTTTCAGCTAAGTGTGAAGAAGCCGGTGGTATTGACCTTATTGTTATTTATAACTCTGGTCGTTATCGTATGGCTGGCCGCGGCTCTTTAGCGGGTTTATTAGCTTATGGTAACGCTAATGAAATCGTTATGGATATGGCTAAAGAAGTATTACCGGTTGTTAAACATACACCTGTGCTTGCTGGTGTTAACGGTACAGATCCTTTCTGCAACTTTGATAAATTCTTAGATGAAGTCAAAGCAACAGGGTTTGCTGGCGTACAAAATTTCCCAACAGTAGGTCTGATTGATGGTAATTTCCGCGCTAATTTAGAAGAAACAGGTATGGGTTATGGACTTGAAGTGGATATGATCCGCAAAGCCCATGAGAAAGATTTATTAACCACACCTTATGTCTTTAGCCGTGAAGATGCGATTGCAATGACTGAGGCGGGTGCAGATATTATTGTGCCTCATATGGGATTAACAACTGGCGGTAATATTGGTGCTGAAACAGCATTAACATTAGCGGACTGTGTTCCTTTAATTAATGACTGGGCAAAAGCCGCTAAAGCTGTGCGTTCTGATGTCATTGTGCTTTGTCATGGTGGCCCAATTGCAACGCCAGAAGATGCCCAATATATCTTAGATAATTGCCCTGACTGCCACGGTTTCTATGGTGCAAGTTCAATGGAACGCTTACCAACAGAAGTGGCATTAACCGCAACAACCAAAGAATTTAAAAGTATTAAACGCTAA
- a CDS encoding GNAT family N-acetyltransferase: MSLKITTNPTPNEINEIYEGLLTHNLHYIQMEQYTPLAVFKEENGKKIGGITGDILGNWLRIRYLWVDKAYRGQNIGTELLQTMENTAKEKGAKYAEVDTFSFQALPFYQKQGFEIFGTLENYPISDKKYYLRKKL; this comes from the coding sequence ATGTCGTTAAAAATCACCACAAATCCAACACCGAATGAGATCAATGAAATTTATGAAGGATTGCTAACCCACAATCTTCATTATATTCAGATGGAGCAATACACTCCACTTGCCGTTTTTAAAGAAGAGAACGGTAAAAAAATAGGTGGGATCACGGGGGATATTTTAGGAAATTGGCTACGGATCCGCTATTTATGGGTAGATAAAGCCTATCGTGGACAAAACATAGGTACAGAATTACTGCAAACAATGGAAAACACAGCAAAAGAGAAAGGCGCCAAATATGCTGAGGTCGATACCTTTAGCTTTCAAGCCCTGCCTTTTTACCAAAAGCAGGGATTTGAGATATTTGGCACGTTAGAAAATTATCCAATAAGTGATAAGAAGTACTACTTGAGAAAAAAACTTTAA
- a CDS encoding TetR/AcrR family transcriptional regulator yields the protein MSYSDETDAMSGTRKRTHQLLVTTALGLFEQGMLPTVSELAAHAGVSRATAYRYFPTQSDLISATVDASLAPIIAWTPTPEDNTQQRITELLNLAYPQMFKHEGALRGALQVSLQQWAKERQSSEYAEKRFIRGHRKEILLKVIEPLKSHYPQEMWDKVIKSFSLIYGSEVFLVMKDIWKMDDQQVIDMTQWMAKAILNQAKSDYPADND from the coding sequence ATGAGTTACAGTGATGAAACGGATGCAATGTCCGGTACACGAAAAAGAACCCATCAACTATTGGTGACAACAGCATTGGGACTTTTTGAGCAAGGAATGTTACCGACAGTGTCGGAATTAGCGGCACATGCAGGTGTTTCGAGAGCAACCGCGTATCGTTATTTTCCTACACAAAGTGATTTAATTAGTGCCACTGTTGATGCAAGTTTGGCGCCAATTATTGCATGGACACCGACTCCCGAAGATAATACGCAACAACGCATTACTGAGTTGCTCAATCTTGCCTATCCACAAATGTTTAAACATGAAGGTGCGCTACGTGGCGCATTGCAAGTCTCATTACAGCAATGGGCAAAAGAGAGACAATCAAGTGAATATGCAGAAAAACGATTTATTCGCGGTCACCGTAAAGAGATTTTACTCAAAGTTATTGAACCATTAAAATCACATTATCCCCAAGAAATGTGGGATAAGGTTATTAAATCGTTCTCTTTGATTTACGGGTCTGAAGTCTTTTTGGTAATGAAAGATATCTGGAAAATGGATGATCAACAGGTCATTGATATGACTCAATGGATGGCAAAAGCTATTTTAAATCAGGCAAAATCTGATTATCCCGCAGATAACGATTAA
- a CDS encoding Tm-1-like ATP-binding domain-containing protein, which produces MKQYSGSIYIATTLDTKSAEIFYVSDLIKKAGLPVKTVDLTTKPTALAREADVTAIEVARFHPNGPEAVFCGDRGKAIEAMSIAFDHYLTHCDDVLAILGLGGSGGTALITPAMQSLPIGVPKLMVSTMASGDISGYIGASDISMMYSVTDVSGLNRISRKVLRNAANQIAGAVYFYQEEQVVDKPAVALTMFGVTTPCVQQLTQKLENNYDCLVFHATGSGGKAMEKLADSHLLHSVLDLTTTEVCDYLFDGVLACDEDRFGAIARTKTPYIGSCGALDMVNFGRPSSVPEKYKGRQFYHHNAQVTLMRTTPEENRQLGIWIAEKLNQCEGPLRFVLPQGGFSALDIEGAPFWDPQANQAFFDAFITTFKETETRQLVISPYHINSAEFTQQIYDLHQELIC; this is translated from the coding sequence ATGAAACAGTATTCTGGTTCTATTTATATTGCCACAACGCTTGATACTAAAAGTGCTGAGATTTTTTATGTCAGTGATTTAATTAAAAAAGCAGGCCTCCCTGTTAAAACCGTTGACTTGACTACTAAACCCACGGCATTAGCTAGAGAAGCTGATGTCACAGCAATAGAAGTTGCACGCTTTCACCCAAATGGCCCAGAAGCTGTTTTTTGTGGCGATAGAGGGAAAGCGATAGAAGCGATGTCTATCGCATTTGATCACTATTTAACTCACTGTGATGATGTCTTAGCCATTCTTGGGCTAGGCGGATCAGGGGGAACGGCACTGATTACACCAGCAATGCAATCTCTGCCAATTGGTGTACCTAAATTGATGGTATCTACGATGGCGTCTGGCGATATTTCAGGCTATATCGGTGCAAGTGATATCTCAATGATGTACTCCGTCACAGATGTATCCGGCTTAAATCGCATTTCTCGTAAAGTACTTAGAAATGCGGCAAATCAAATAGCTGGCGCTGTTTATTTTTACCAAGAAGAACAAGTTGTTGATAAACCGGCTGTTGCATTAACGATGTTTGGTGTGACTACGCCTTGTGTACAACAACTCACACAAAAACTTGAAAATAATTATGACTGCCTTGTTTTTCACGCAACAGGAAGTGGCGGTAAGGCCATGGAAAAACTGGCAGACAGTCACTTACTTCATAGCGTGCTCGATCTTACAACAACAGAAGTGTGTGATTACTTGTTTGACGGTGTGCTTGCTTGTGATGAAGACCGTTTTGGTGCAATCGCCCGCACCAAAACCCCTTATATAGGTTCTTGTGGCGCATTAGATATGGTGAACTTCGGTCGCCCATCAAGTGTTCCTGAGAAATATAAAGGGCGTCAATTTTATCATCACAATGCACAAGTCACCTTGATGCGGACAACACCAGAGGAAAACCGCCAATTAGGTATCTGGATCGCTGAAAAACTCAATCAGTGTGAAGGTCCATTGCGGTTTGTATTACCACAGGGCGGTTTTTCAGCTCTGGATATTGAAGGAGCCCCTTTCTGGGATCCTCAAGCGAACCAAGCTTTTTTTGATGCATTTATAACAACATTTAAAGAGACAGAGACTCGTCAGTTAGTCATCAGTCCTTATCACATAAACTCCGCTGAGTTTACTCAGCAAATTTATGATTTACACCAGGAACTTATTTGTTAA